The Dehalococcoidia bacterium genome window below encodes:
- a CDS encoding PHP domain-containing protein → MFADLHIHTDYSDGIYSPESIIKKSLKAKLTKISITDHDIFLGNLEAREIAKKKRYKLEIIPGVEFSAFTQNKEIHIIGLFIDFENYKIINLVNDLQIRRKKTVQNIINYLNQKAVNISYEEVLSLAKGSIGRPHIAHELINKGYALSVNDAFDRYLSNNILGDVREPSLSIKNAIKVIKDAGGISVYAHPNLTDKNFFNDLREMKEIGLDGIEVSSPRYGLSRQKELMEICNKLNLIKSGGSDFHGFHKGIDIEPKNGINEIEFKNLIRSIE, encoded by the coding sequence ATGTTTGCAGATTTACATATTCATACGGATTATTCTGATGGAATATATTCTCCTGAGTCTATAATAAAAAAATCTTTGAAAGCCAAATTAACTAAAATATCCATTACCGATCATGATATTTTTTTAGGGAACTTGGAAGCTAGAGAAATAGCAAAAAAAAAAAGATATAAACTAGAAATTATTCCTGGAGTAGAATTCTCAGCATTTACTCAGAATAAAGAAATTCATATTATTGGTCTTTTTATAGATTTTGAAAATTATAAAATTATAAATCTTGTTAATGATCTTCAAATAAGAAGAAAAAAAACAGTGCAAAATATAATTAATTACCTCAATCAAAAGGCAGTAAATATATCTTATGAAGAGGTCTTAAGTTTGGCAAAAGGGTCAATAGGTCGCCCTCATATAGCTCATGAATTGATAAATAAAGGATACGCCTTAAGTGTAAATGATGCTTTTGATAGATATTTATCAAATAATATACTTGGTGATGTTAGAGAACCTAGTTTATCTATTAAGAATGCTATTAAGGTAATTAAAGATGCAGGTGGTATTTCAGTTTATGCTCATCCTAATTTAACTGATAAAAACTTTTTTAATGATTTGAGAGAAATGAAAGAAATAGGACTAGATGGTATAGAGGTATCCTCCCCAAGATATGGATTATCAAGACAAAAAGAATTAATGGAAATTTGCAATAAGTTAAATCTTATAAAGTCTGGGGGTAGTGACTTTCATGGATTCCATAAAGGCATAGATATAGAACCTAAAAATGGAATAAATGAGATAGAGTTTAAAAATTTGATAAGATCTATAGAATAA
- a CDS encoding ABC transporter ATP-binding protein has product MIRLENVSKVFDTGYNQVRALTDVNISVNQGEFISIKGPSGSGKSTMMNIIGLLDRPTNGKYILANNDVSKLNDNTRSHIRGSIFGFVFQSYNLIPRLAAVNQVEMPLIYRKEKNRRKKSVLALNRMGLLERINHSPVELSGGEQQRVSIARALVGEPKIILADEPTGALDTKTGDEIIEIFKELSESGITVIIITHDNAVAKKTSRIIEMKDGMVQ; this is encoded by the coding sequence ATGATTCGCTTAGAAAATGTAAGTAAGGTTTTTGATACAGGTTATAATCAAGTTAGAGCTTTAACAGATGTAAATATTAGTGTTAATCAAGGGGAATTTATATCTATAAAAGGACCATCAGGTTCGGGTAAAAGTACAATGATGAACATAATAGGATTGCTTGATAGACCAACAAATGGGAAATATATTCTAGCAAATAATGATGTTTCAAAATTAAATGATAATACTAGATCACATATAAGAGGAAGTATATTTGGATTTGTTTTTCAATCCTATAATTTGATACCTAGACTTGCAGCTGTAAATCAGGTAGAAATGCCATTAATCTACAGAAAAGAAAAAAATAGAAGGAAAAAATCTGTTTTAGCTCTAAATAGAATGGGGCTTTTAGAGAGAATAAATCATTCTCCAGTTGAACTATCAGGTGGAGAGCAGCAAAGAGTTTCTATAGCTAGGGCTTTAGTTGGGGAACCAAAAATAATACTTGCAGATGAACCGACTGGTGCATTAGATACAAAAACAGGAGATGAGATTATAGAAATTTTCAAAGAACTTTCAGAAAGTGGAATAACAGTAATCATAATAACCCATGATAATGCAGTTGCAAAAAAAACTTCTCGTATCATAGAAATGAAAGATGGTATGGTTCAGTGA
- a CDS encoding aminopeptidase P family protein: protein MKILDQKQYQNRRNILFQNMEENSVLLVGGETEKVRNNDVNFDFRQDSIFWYLTGIEEADALMMMLKKDSEKYILFLQEKKIEEEVWTGYKIGNEKAKSFYLANDSYKNDETERFIEILLSCEKIYYNLGSSEKIDKLIIEGLEQFKKIKSRIGIPNPMIIDPSVLIDLMRLKKSNEEINVLQKAIDITSNGFREAIKKTSIGLFEYEVQEILEKEFRMSGAKRNGYPSIVASGRNACILHYVSNNKQLEDNDLILIDAGSEWDYYSADITRTWPVNGTFTSEQKDIYEIVLQANIDAISECKLGNSINDPHKKALKTLIQGLKHLGILKESLDEIIEKRLYFPFYMHSTSHWLGLDVHDAGSYRDVEENYTKFEEGMILTIEPGLYFGDMAQKITKKYSNIGIRIEDNILIDASGPKNLSANIPKDIKDMER from the coding sequence ATGAAAATTTTAGATCAAAAACAATATCAAAATAGAAGAAATATACTTTTCCAAAATATGGAGGAAAATTCAGTTTTGTTAGTCGGAGGAGAAACTGAGAAAGTTAGGAACAATGATGTTAATTTTGATTTTAGACAAGATTCTATATTTTGGTATTTAACTGGAATAGAAGAAGCAGATGCATTAATGATGATGCTAAAAAAAGATTCAGAAAAATATATACTTTTTCTTCAAGAAAAAAAGATTGAAGAGGAAGTTTGGACAGGTTATAAAATTGGTAATGAAAAAGCTAAATCATTTTACTTAGCCAATGATTCATATAAAAATGATGAAACAGAAAGATTTATTGAAATTTTACTTTCATGTGAAAAAATTTATTATAACCTAGGATCATCTGAGAAGATTGATAAATTAATAATTGAAGGCTTAGAACAATTTAAGAAAATCAAATCAAGGATTGGGATACCGAATCCAATGATAATAGATCCTTCAGTATTGATTGATCTCATGAGATTGAAAAAATCTAATGAAGAAATAAATGTTCTTCAAAAAGCAATTGATATTACTTCAAATGGGTTTAGGGAAGCTATTAAAAAAACATCTATAGGTCTCTTTGAGTATGAAGTACAAGAAATATTAGAAAAAGAATTTAGAATGTCAGGTGCAAAAAGAAATGGTTATCCTTCCATTGTTGCTTCTGGTAGAAATGCATGCATTTTACATTACGTTAGTAATAACAAGCAGCTAGAAGATAACGACCTAATACTAATTGATGCAGGATCTGAGTGGGATTATTATTCTGCAGATATTACTAGAACTTGGCCTGTAAATGGTACATTTACTTCTGAACAAAAAGATATATATGAAATAGTTCTTCAGGCAAATATAGATGCTATCAGTGAATGTAAATTAGGGAATTCAATAAATGATCCTCATAAAAAAGCATTGAAAACTCTGATTCAAGGCTTGAAGCATTTGGGTATACTAAAAGAATCTTTAGATGAAATAATAGAAAAAAGATTATATTTCCCTTTTTATATGCACTCAACATCTCATTGGCTGGGACTTGATGTACATGATGCAGGTAGCTATAGAGATGTTGAAGAAAATTATACAAAATTTGAAGAAGGAATGATTTTGACAATAGAGCCTGGATTATATTTTGGAGATATGGCTCAAAAAATAACAAAAAAATATTCAAATATAGGAATAAGAATTGAAGATAATATACTAATAGATGCTAGTGGCCCAAAAAATTTATCAGCTAATATTCCTAAGGATATTAAAGATATGGAAAGATAG
- a CDS encoding glycerol-3-phosphate acyltransferase, with translation MLTDFLLIIILYLIGSFPTSYFYGNFFLNKNILLEGSSHSGLSNIYRYLSFYKILMILFFDVVIKGALPSYILSSYLSDLTNYLIALVVGHNFSIFLKFKGGRGLAISLGILLGAKIELFFTVLIIFLILWAIVKFKDSSWPWLVSLIITTITYLYDYHLGNFFFDSEYKNIKLLLFSILLLLIFTRILGKRNYSRINYKTIIYRIFFDRDNF, from the coding sequence ATGCTTACAGATTTTTTATTAATAATTATTTTATACTTAATTGGATCATTTCCTACATCATATTTTTATGGAAATTTTTTTCTTAATAAAAATATACTATTAGAAGGAAGTAGCCATTCGGGTCTTTCTAATATTTACAGATACCTAAGCTTTTATAAAATATTAATGATTCTCTTTTTTGATGTAGTTATAAAAGGTGCTTTACCTTCATATATATTATCTTCGTATTTATCAGATTTAACTAATTATCTTATTGCTTTAGTTGTTGGGCATAATTTCTCAATATTTTTGAAATTCAAAGGAGGCAGGGGCTTGGCAATATCCCTAGGAATATTATTAGGAGCTAAAATAGAATTATTTTTTACTGTTCTTATAATATTTTTAATATTATGGGCAATTGTAAAGTTTAAGGATAGTTCATGGCCTTGGTTGGTTAGTCTAATAATAACTACTATCACTTATTTATATGATTATCATTTAGGAAATTTTTTCTTTGATAGTGAATATAAAAATATTAAGCTTCTCTTATTTTCAATCTTATTATTATTAATTTTTACCAGAATCTTAGGAAAAAGAAATTATAGTAGGATTAACTATAAGACTATAATTTATAGAATATTTTTCGATAGAGATAATTTCTAA
- a CDS encoding Smr/MutS family protein, with translation MKDEKISIDLHGMRASEAIIAIEEHIYNCINLNYSQVRIVHGHGTGVLKRITEEVLEKSEFIKDFYADHNYSSTIGNLIY, from the coding sequence ATGAAAGATGAAAAAATATCTATAGACCTTCATGGTATGCGTGCTTCGGAAGCTATTATTGCTATTGAAGAACATATTTATAACTGTATTAATCTAAATTATTCACAAGTTAGAATAGTCCATGGACACGGAACAGGAGTCTTGAAAAGAATTACAGAAGAAGTTTTAGAAAAGTCTGAATTTATTAAGGATTTTTATGCTGATCATAATTACAGTTCTACTATAGGCAACTTAATTTACTAG
- a CDS encoding biotin/lipoyl-binding protein codes for MQNSNDIDQLINQNQRKFGKKTIIYLVLFIIISLALISWYLINDSTENSVTISYEEYLVKKGTIADLMIASGSTNIENKINLSFNTNGTITSIVVNEGENVSKGNILAELDSKDLLNNLERQKLQIKSAEYAVSQAQKNLDDLLNYPSDEQLKSAQELVSQAKANFITAQENYDNLLNPLDSEFDSVSKLIEQAKYNTENTKLLISNAENTLSSNKILLIESVNNYCDEVWDGLGLPNINDACSGEQNLPLSKQITDNILKEVFKCCDANTTKMNLSKSLINTNSNYQSSIKQIEVLNVQLDSANASLKEAQNTLDSLRNPTQNDINRLKYLEEQAETNLQKTINTLEEILGGAKIEDIALAEENLAQAESNLYIQELLVDQAEENLSKTKLYASFDGQISSVNFKEGEFIASGQNIMTLTDAKTTEMTIIASEAEFVEMEEGMYGIVALDSKPESPLIIQVVSISDVPNVQQGVVTYPVRARFIRGFEVITVIDKFRPLIQSLIGTIDPSSLTNIPGGGFPGSIGQSQNSNNEFDLNNLDVNSPLLDFLSGELPAEGMNGTVTLLQESVENVITIPSEAIIVDRNIKKVISSYNQDDIIYTQIETGLTDGNMTEITKGLNEGNKIYIRRESTNGSSESTSRSFEDVTNNRPAPMGPPGPRGDGIGR; via the coding sequence TTGCAAAATTCTAACGATATTGATCAGTTGATTAACCAAAATCAAAGGAAATTTGGTAAAAAGACAATTATTTATTTAGTACTTTTTATAATTATTTCACTTGCTCTCATATCATGGTATCTGATTAATGATTCTACAGAAAATTCTGTTACCATTTCTTATGAAGAATATTTGGTAAAAAAAGGAACAATAGCTGATTTGATGATTGCTTCTGGAAGTACTAATATTGAAAACAAAATTAATCTATCATTTAATACAAATGGAACAATAACTTCGATAGTAGTGAATGAGGGAGAAAATGTTTCAAAAGGTAATATTCTTGCTGAGCTAGATTCTAAAGATTTACTTAATAATTTAGAGAGACAAAAATTACAAATTAAGTCCGCTGAATATGCTGTAAGTCAGGCACAAAAAAATCTTGATGATTTATTAAATTATCCTTCTGATGAACAATTAAAATCCGCACAAGAATTAGTCAGTCAAGCCAAAGCAAATTTTATAACCGCCCAAGAAAATTATGATAATCTTTTGAACCCATTAGATTCTGAATTTGATTCAGTATCAAAACTTATTGAGCAGGCTAAATATAATACGGAAAATACTAAATTACTAATTTCTAATGCAGAAAATACTTTATCTTCAAATAAAATTTTACTTATAGAATCTGTAAATAATTACTGTGATGAAGTATGGGATGGTTTAGGGCTTCCAAATATAAATGATGCCTGTTCTGGTGAACAAAATCTCCCTCTTTCAAAGCAAATTACAGATAATATTTTGAAAGAAGTTTTTAAGTGTTGTGATGCAAATACAACTAAAATGAATTTATCTAAGTCTTTAATAAATACTAATTCAAACTATCAATCATCAATTAAACAAATAGAAGTTCTAAATGTCCAATTGGATAGTGCAAATGCAAGCTTGAAAGAAGCTCAAAATACTCTAGATAGCTTAAGGAATCCTACTCAAAATGATATTAACAGGCTAAAATATCTTGAGGAGCAAGCTGAAACAAACCTTCAAAAGACTATAAATACATTAGAGGAAATTTTGGGTGGCGCAAAGATTGAAGACATAGCTCTTGCTGAAGAAAATCTTGCCCAAGCAGAATCCAATTTATATATCCAAGAGCTTTTAGTTGATCAGGCAGAAGAAAATTTATCAAAAACAAAATTATATGCATCCTTTGATGGTCAAATATCATCAGTGAATTTTAAAGAAGGAGAATTTATAGCTTCAGGTCAAAATATTATGACTCTTACAGATGCAAAAACAACAGAAATGACGATTATTGCTTCAGAAGCAGAATTTGTTGAGATGGAAGAAGGAATGTATGGTATTGTGGCTCTTGATTCAAAACCCGAATCTCCTCTTATAATACAAGTAGTTTCGATATCTGATGTACCCAATGTTCAGCAAGGTGTAGTCACTTACCCAGTTAGGGCAAGGTTTATTAGAGGTTTTGAGGTTATTACAGTGATTGATAAATTTAGACCCCTCATACAATCATTAATAGGAACTATAGATCCAAGTTCTCTAACTAATATTCCCGGAGGTGGATTTCCTGGAAGTATTGGTCAAAGCCAAAACTCAAATAATGAATTTGACTTAAATAACTTAGATGTAAATAGCCCTTTATTAGATTTTTTATCTGGTGAATTACCTGCAGAGGGCATGAATGGAACGGTTACTCTGTTGCAAGAATCTGTTGAGAATGTGATCACTATACCATCTGAAGCAATAATTGTTGATAGGAATATCAAGAAAGTAATTTCATCATATAATCAAGATGATATTATCTATACACAAATAGAGACTGGATTAACAGATGGAAATATGACTGAAATAACTAAAGGTTTGAATGAAGGCAACAAAATATACATCAGAAGAGAATCAACTAATGGATCAAGTGAATCAACATCAAGGTCTTTTGAAGATGTTACAAATAATAGACCTGCCCCTATGGGTCCTCCTGGGCCAAGAGGAGATGGAATAGGAAGATGA
- a CDS encoding nitronate monooxygenase family protein: MYKINSFNLRIPVVAAPMFTISNPNLVISQCISGVVGSFPALNARKPETLNGWINQIKDGINEFEIKNPEKKAAPFAVNQICHKSNKRLISDMETCVDHKVPIIITSLRPPDEIIEAAHSYGGIVFHDVISIRHAKKAAGLGVDGLILVCSGAGGHGGNLSPFALLREVKEWFDGTILLSGSIGDGYSIASALTLGADLAYVGSRFIPTYESNANEIYKKMILDSTAEDILYTSYFSGIPGNYLKGSISNAGLDPNNLPDGDKSQMNFESTKKPKTWKDIWGSGQGIGRIDDITSVEEVVSNLEYEMLEAIKKLNHKVGKNNG, translated from the coding sequence ATGTATAAAATAAATAGTTTTAATTTAAGAATCCCTGTGGTTGCGGCACCTATGTTTACAATTTCAAACCCTAATTTAGTTATCAGTCAATGTATTTCAGGAGTTGTAGGTTCATTCCCAGCATTAAATGCTAGAAAACCTGAAACTTTAAATGGATGGATAAATCAAATAAAAGATGGAATAAATGAGTTCGAAATAAAGAATCCTGAAAAAAAAGCTGCTCCTTTTGCTGTAAATCAAATTTGTCATAAATCAAATAAAAGATTAATTTCTGATATGGAAACATGTGTTGATCATAAAGTCCCAATAATTATAACTAGCTTGAGACCACCTGATGAAATTATTGAAGCTGCTCATAGTTATGGAGGAATTGTATTTCATGATGTTATAAGTATTCGTCATGCAAAAAAAGCTGCTGGTTTAGGAGTAGATGGTTTAATTTTAGTTTGTTCAGGAGCTGGTGGTCATGGGGGGAATTTATCACCTTTTGCTTTACTAAGAGAAGTAAAAGAGTGGTTTGATGGAACAATATTATTATCTGGTTCTATAGGTGACGGATATTCGATTGCATCAGCACTAACTTTGGGGGCAGATTTAGCATATGTTGGATCTAGATTTATTCCAACTTACGAATCTAATGCCAATGAAATTTATAAAAAAATGATTCTTGATAGTACTGCTGAAGATATACTCTATACTTCATATTTTTCAGGCATACCAGGAAACTACTTAAAAGGATCAATAAGTAATGCAGGATTGGATCCTAATAATCTTCCCGATGGAGACAAAAGTCAAATGAATTTCGAATCAACAAAGAAACCAAAAACCTGGAAGGATATCTGGGGTTCAGGACAGGGTATAGGCAGAATAGATGATATTACCTCTGTAGAAGAAGTAGTTTCAAATTTAGAATATGAAATGTTAGAGGCAATTAAAAAACTAAATCATAAAGTAGGGAAAAATAATGGATAA
- a CDS encoding mandelate racemase/muconate lactonizing enzyme family protein: MKKTKIEKLETILWDRWLLLKIYCEDGTVGIGEAGVHGWQRPTKSMIETMEPYLIGKDPSLIEHHYQWLYRSSHFMGSIVQGALSAIDIALWDIKAKRHDVPIYELLSGKTREKVRCYMHVGMYNSELKSKKGTTDALVEDAKKAVERGFTAIRFSPYNEKFYLHKSFSEWANESVINVGAVKEAVGDSVDICVEIHRQMSPAEGISLGKLLEQFTPFFYEDPMLPDSPNLMADIQNNCNIPIATGERFTSIFEFQQLLEAKATSYIRPDLCLAGGITGCKKISAMAESHHVKVIPHNPLSPVSTAACVQLDASIPNFALQEFTGEDKPPKSDLIINPIKLENGYLIVPDSPGLGITLNEKSLSLGENPKILDTPIGFDGSVQDR, translated from the coding sequence ATGAAAAAAACTAAGATAGAAAAATTAGAAACTATACTTTGGGACAGGTGGCTACTACTCAAAATTTATTGTGAGGATGGTACAGTTGGAATTGGTGAAGCTGGAGTTCATGGATGGCAGAGACCAACTAAATCTATGATCGAAACTATGGAGCCTTATCTTATAGGAAAAGACCCTTCACTTATTGAGCATCATTATCAATGGTTATATCGGTCAAGTCATTTTATGGGATCTATTGTACAAGGAGCCTTATCAGCGATTGATATAGCTTTATGGGACATAAAAGCTAAAAGGCACGATGTGCCAATTTATGAATTGCTTTCAGGTAAAACTAGAGAAAAAGTTAGATGTTATATGCATGTTGGAATGTATAACTCTGAATTAAAATCTAAAAAAGGTACCACTGATGCATTAGTAGAGGATGCTAAAAAAGCAGTTGAAAGAGGTTTTACAGCAATAAGATTTTCTCCATATAATGAAAAATTTTATTTACATAAATCATTTAGCGAATGGGCAAATGAATCTGTAATTAATGTAGGGGCAGTAAAAGAGGCTGTTGGAGATTCTGTAGATATTTGTGTAGAAATTCATAGACAAATGAGTCCTGCAGAAGGTATCAGTCTAGGTAAATTATTAGAACAGTTTACCCCCTTTTTTTATGAAGATCCTATGTTACCAGATTCACCAAATCTAATGGCAGACATTCAAAATAATTGTAATATTCCAATAGCTACTGGAGAGAGATTTACTAGTATTTTCGAATTTCAACAACTACTTGAAGCTAAGGCTACTAGTTATATTAGACCTGATTTATGTTTGGCAGGTGGTATTACTGGATGTAAAAAAATTTCAGCAATGGCAGAATCTCATCACGTAAAAGTAATTCCTCATAATCCTCTTTCTCCTGTTTCTACAGCTGCCTGTGTACAATTAGATGCTTCAATACCTAATTTTGCCTTACAAGAATTTACTGGCGAAGATAAGCCTCCTAAAAGTGACCTTATTATTAATCCAATTAAGCTAGAAAATGGATATCTTATAGTCCCTGATAGCCCAGGATTAGGAATTACCTTAAATGAAAAAAGTTTAAGTTTAGGAGAGAATCCTAAGATTCTTGATACACCAATAGGATTTGATGGTTCAGTTCAGGACAGATAA
- the rny gene encoding ribonuclease Y, whose product MNMILTVIISILVSGLIFGILGYFVRFFTVSGELRRTKDVVEGQLRRAESRSREILVEAKENALQIKSSAQGEINNNRRDLQKLETQLEAREENLKKQNAELRRKTDNVEKKDKSLDLEREKIQKIESEQQIELEKISNYSADQAREVLIDKTNKNIEFELAKLYKDAENEMLSTADEKAKEILAASMQRFASEVVAESSVSSIELPNEEMKGRIIGREGRNIRALENFTGVDLIVDEEPKSISVSCFDPIRKQTAVLAINSLIKDGRIHPARIEELVEKSKNEVNIEVRNAGQKAIFETNVKGLNNEIVELMGRLKYRYSYGENVLQHSIEVGRFAGILAAQIGLDVEICKTAGFLHDLGKALTHEIEGPHAEIGADIAERNNLSPKIVTAIREHHDREMSSAESYVVAAADAISAARPGARNDSLERYIERLTALEEIALSFDGVEKCFAIQAGREIRVMVNPESIDDSRASTLARDISNEVKEKLNFPGQIKIIVIRETRAIETTGDYS is encoded by the coding sequence ATGAATATGATCCTAACGGTTATCATTAGTATTTTAGTATCAGGTTTAATTTTTGGGATTTTAGGTTACTTTGTTAGATTTTTCACCGTAAGTGGTGAATTAAGAAGAACCAAAGATGTTGTTGAGGGACAATTAAGAAGAGCCGAGTCTCGAAGTAGAGAGATATTAGTTGAAGCAAAAGAAAATGCTTTACAAATAAAGAGCTCTGCTCAAGGAGAGATTAATAACAATAGAAGAGATCTGCAAAAATTAGAAACACAATTAGAAGCTAGAGAAGAAAATTTAAAAAAACAAAATGCTGAACTTAGAAGAAAAACAGATAATGTTGAAAAAAAAGATAAATCTCTTGATTTAGAACGAGAAAAGATTCAGAAAATCGAATCTGAACAACAAATCGAACTAGAAAAAATTTCTAATTACTCTGCTGATCAAGCAAGAGAAGTACTAATTGATAAAACCAATAAGAACATAGAATTTGAATTAGCAAAACTTTACAAAGATGCTGAAAATGAAATGCTTTCTACAGCAGATGAAAAAGCTAAAGAAATTTTAGCTGCTTCCATGCAAAGATTTGCATCTGAAGTAGTGGCTGAATCCTCTGTTTCTTCAATTGAACTCCCAAATGAAGAAATGAAAGGAAGAATTATAGGAAGAGAAGGGAGGAATATTAGAGCTCTAGAGAATTTTACAGGTGTAGATTTGATAGTAGATGAAGAGCCTAAGTCCATATCTGTTTCATGTTTTGATCCTATTAGAAAACAGACAGCAGTTTTAGCAATTAATTCCTTAATCAAAGATGGAAGAATACATCCTGCAAGAATTGAAGAATTAGTAGAAAAATCCAAAAATGAGGTTAATATAGAAGTAAGAAACGCAGGCCAAAAAGCAATTTTTGAAACTAATGTAAAAGGCTTGAATAATGAAATTGTAGAGCTTATGGGAAGGTTGAAGTATAGGTATTCATACGGAGAAAATGTTCTTCAACACTCTATTGAAGTTGGTAGATTTGCTGGAATACTTGCTGCTCAAATAGGTCTAGATGTTGAAATATGTAAGACTGCAGGTTTTTTGCATGATCTTGGTAAAGCATTAACTCATGAAATTGAGGGTCCTCATGCTGAAATTGGGGCTGATATAGCAGAAAGAAATAATCTTTCTCCGAAAATTGTGACAGCAATTAGAGAACACCACGATAGAGAAATGTCTTCTGCAGAAAGTTATGTAGTTGCAGCGGCAGATGCAATTAGTGCTGCTAGACCAGGTGCTAGAAACGACTCTTTGGAAAGATATATTGAAAGGCTTACTGCCCTAGAAGAAATTGCTCTAAGCTTTGATGGGGTAGAAAAATGTTTTGCCATTCAAGCTGGAAGAGAAATAAGAGTTATGGTTAACCCTGAATCTATTGATGATTCTAGAGCATCCACCTTAGCTAGAGATATTTCTAATGAAGTAAAGGAAAAATTAAATTTCCCTGGTCAAATAAAAATAATTGTAATAAGAGAAACTAGGGCTATAGAAACTACTGGAGATTATAGTTAG
- a CDS encoding YmdB family metallophosphoesterase, producing the protein MIGDIVGKGGRKTLKIVLPEIIKKEKIDFVIAQGENSAGGFGLTKKISNEFFDSGVNVITSGNHIWDKPDIYDELDKINSRVLRPHNYPSDKPGTGIYFNNNLAVINLLGSVWMGKVDSPFNLIGSLLDDLPNVPIFLDFHAEATSEKAAMAWYLDGKISALVGTHTHVATSDNKILPSGTAFVSDLGMVGAKNSILGMDKDASISRFFNGKRNRMTPIEKGEMIFNSVLIEIDNLSKKAVSISRLDKEISI; encoded by the coding sequence ATGATTGGCGATATCGTTGGGAAAGGTGGTAGAAAAACTCTTAAGATTGTTTTACCTGAAATTATAAAAAAAGAAAAAATAGATTTTGTTATAGCACAAGGTGAGAATTCTGCAGGTGGGTTCGGTCTAACAAAAAAAATATCAAATGAATTCTTTGATTCAGGAGTTAATGTTATTACTTCGGGTAATCATATTTGGGATAAACCAGATATTTACGATGAACTAGACAAAATAAACTCTAGAGTCTTAAGACCTCATAATTATCCTTCGGATAAACCAGGGACAGGGATATATTTCAATAATAACTTGGCAGTTATAAATTTATTAGGGTCAGTTTGGATGGGAAAAGTTGATTCTCCTTTTAACTTAATTGGGTCTTTATTAGATGATTTACCAAATGTTCCTATTTTTTTAGATTTTCATGCTGAAGCTACTTCAGAGAAAGCCGCTATGGCATGGTATTTAGACGGTAAAATTTCTGCATTAGTAGGCACTCATACTCATGTAGCTACTAGTGATAATAAAATTTTACCATCAGGAACAGCATTTGTTTCAGACTTAGGTATGGTAGGTGCAAAAAATAGCATATTAGGTATGGATAAAGATGCTTCTATATCAAGATTTTTTAATGGTAAAAGAAATAGAATGACCCCTATAGAAAAAGGTGAAATGATATTTAATTCTGTGCTAATAGAAATTGATAATCTATCTAAAAAAGCAGTATCTATATCAAGATTAGATAAAGAAATAAGTATTTGA
- the orn gene encoding oligoribonuclease codes for MINDNNLIWMDLEFTGLSDDQVIIETACIITDKNLEILEEGPNLVINRSEKELEIIEDWPLKIHTKSGLLEAVKVSEITIEDADKKNVDFISKWVNKNKGILCGNSIHIDRRFIHKEMPLLDSYLNYRMVDVSSLKEVIKRWYKPSKVEPRKKNAHLALDDIRESIEELKWYKNRYFIE; via the coding sequence ATGATCAATGATAATAATCTAATTTGGATGGATCTAGAATTTACTGGATTATCTGATGATCAAGTGATTATAGAAACAGCATGCATAATTACTGATAAAAATTTAGAAATACTTGAAGAAGGACCAAACTTAGTTATCAACAGATCTGAGAAAGAACTAGAGATCATAGAAGATTGGCCACTTAAGATTCATACAAAATCAGGTTTATTAGAAGCTGTTAAGGTATCTGAAATAACAATTGAAGATGCAGACAAAAAAAATGTAGATTTTATATCAAAATGGGTAAATAAAAATAAGGGTATACTTTGTGGAAATTCAATTCATATAGATAGAAGGTTTATTCATAAAGAAATGCCTCTTTTAGATTCATACTTAAATTATAGAATGGTAGATGTATCTTCTCTTAAGGAAGTCATAAAGCGATGGTATAAACCTTCAAAAGTTGAGCCAAGGAAAAAAAATGCTCATTTAGCCTTAGATGATATAAGAGAAAGTATTGAAGAGCTTAAATGGTATAAAAATAGATATTTTATAGAATGA